A genomic region of Cygnus atratus isolate AKBS03 ecotype Queensland, Australia chromosome 31, CAtr_DNAZoo_HiC_assembly, whole genome shotgun sequence contains the following coding sequences:
- the LOC126913617 gene encoding olfactory receptor 14J1-like: MYFFLLNLALLDLGSISTTLPKAMANALWDTRAISYQGCAAQVFFFAFLLTAEFYVLTVMSYYRYVAICKPLHYGSLVGSRACAQMAAAAWGSGFLSAVLYTATTFSLPLCQGNAVDQFFCEIPQIFKLSCSDAYLREACVLVFSVSLVFGCFVFIVLSYVQIFRAVLRMSSSQGRHKAFSMCLPHLAVVFLFVSTAMFAYLKPPSISSPSLDLVVAVLYSAVPPAVNPLIYSMRNQELKDAVRKLMP; encoded by the coding sequence atgtacttcttcctcctcaacctcgccctcctcgacctgggctccatctccaccactctccccaaagccatggccaatgccctctgggacaccagggccatctcctatcaagggTGTGCCGCACaggtctttttctttgccttcttgcTTACAGCAGAATTTTATGTTCTCACTGTCATGTCTTACtaccgctacgttgccatctgcaagcccctgcactacgggagcctcgtgggcagcagagcttgtgcccagatggcagcagctgcctggggcagtggctttctcagtGCTGTCCTGTACACGGccactacattttccctgcccctctgccaaggcaatgctgtggaccagttcttctgtgagatcCCCCAGATcttcaagctctcctgctcagatgcctacctcagggaagcTTGCGTCCTTGTGTTTAGTGTTTCTTTAgtctttggttgttttgttttcattgtgctgtcctatgtgcagatcttcagggcagtACTGAGGATGTCCTCTTCTcagggccggcacaaagccttttccatgtgcctccctcacctggccgtggtcttcctgtttgtcagcactgccatgtttgcctacctgaagcccccctccatctcttccccatccctggatctggtggtggcagttctgtactcggcggtgcctccagcagtgaaccccctcatctacagcatgaggaaccaggagctgaaAGATGCTGTGAGGAAACTGATGCCTTGA
- the LOC118261378 gene encoding olfactory receptor 14A16-like, giving the protein MPNSSSVSEFLLLPFADTRELQLLHFALFLGIYLAALLGNGLTLTAVACHHRLHTPMDFFLLNLALLDLGCISTTLPKAMANALWDTRAISYQGCATQVFFFLFFIAAEYSVLTLMAYDRYVAICKPLHYGSLVGSRACAQMAAAAWGSGFLSAVLHTARTFSLPLCQGNELDQFFCELPQILKLSCSESFLREIGLIVVSACLAFGCFVFVVLSYMQIFRAVLRMPSEQGQHKAFSTCLPHLAVVSLFVSTGMFAYLKPPSISSPSLDLVVAVLYSVVPAAMNPLIYSMRNKDLKDALRKRFGYISSSLIMGAKS; this is encoded by the coding sequence atgcccaacagcagctctgtgagcgagttcctcctgctgccattcgcagacacgcgggagctgcagctcctgcacttcgcgctcttcctgggcatctacctggctgccctcctgggcaacggcctcaccctcaccgccgtagcctgccaccaccgcctccacacccccatggacttcttcctcctcaacctcgccctcctcgacctgggctgcatctccaccactctgcccaaagccatggccaatgccctctgggacaccagggccatctcctatcaagggTGTGCCACacaggtctttttctttctcttctttatagCAGCAGAATATTCTGTTCTTACTCTCATGGCCTAtgaccgctacgttgccatctgcaagcccctgcactacgggagcctcgtgggcagcagagcttgtgcccagatggcagcagctgcctggggcagtggctttctcagtgctgtcctgcacacggccaggacattttccctgcccctctgccaaggtAATGAGCTTGATCAGTTCTTCTGTGAGCTTCctcagatcctcaagctctcctgctcagagtCATTCCTCAGGGAGATTGGGCTTATTGTAGTTAGTGCCTGTTTAgcatttggttgttttgttttcgttGTGCTGTCCTAtatgcagatcttcagggcagtgctgaggatgccctctgagcagggacagcacaaagccttttccacgtgcctccctcacctggccgtggtcTCCCTGTTTGTCAGTACTGGcatgtttgcctacctgaagcccccctccatctcttccccatccctggacctggtggtggcagttctgtactctGTGGTTCCTGCTGCCatgaaccccctcatctacagcatgagaaACAAGGACCTCAAGGATGCATTGAGGAAACGCTTTGGATACATTTCTTCATCATTAATAATGGGCGCAAAGTCCTaa